ATACAACCTAAAAGGAAGTCATTTTAATATGAAGTTTCCCTGGTGACAGCAAAAACCCTTACTTCGCTCTTTCCCGCATAACTGAGAAAGGAACTCCCAGCCTCCGCGCCTATACTCTAACTTAGTAGCTCATTTCAGATAAGCAAGTGATTTcaatccaaaaagaaaaaaaaccatTTTGGAATTCATCAATATTGAAgtacaaattttttaggtactcTAACAGGTAAAACTGATTTTTACGACATATTGAGGGTCATATAGTCTcctgttgttgtttttgtttaatAATAGTGGATTGTGCAGATTTGGTTAACCGAATCATGGCGTCAAATAGTATACCCTTTTTAATGCATTTTTTTGGTGCATGATAGGAATGATCCTGATGGGAATTAGCAAGGAGAGGTATGCTGATGCGCAGGCTTGTACACGTGAGTGAAGTAGCCTATATGACTTGCCCATCATCTGACGATGAGAAAATTAGTCCAGTATGCGTGAACTGTTGCTCAGCCAATGTGGATTGCAAACTCTTTCAAGAGGATAATTCTGTCAAGTGTATTGGAgtatcataaattcataataaAATGTATTATACATCCGATAAATGCCTGAGATTTTATTGGCGCAGATGATTTTTCATGTTAATGGAATTATCCTACTTATATTCTGTTTAATCAATTTTTTGCACAGCCATAGTAAAATTTGTTTGGtatcaaatataaataattaatcttaTGACATTGAAGTCGCACTATTGATACATATGTGTGGCACTTGAAAGACGGGGAGGAACGTGTTTTTTCCTCATTATAATGGCTTATCGTATCAGAAACATAAAAGAGAGAGATATTAAGAAATTGTATCCATGCCTATTATCTTTCACCACGTTGTTCTGGAGTCAGTCCTCCTTTTCCACAAACTGGACAACTCTTCAACCCAAACCCTTGGCAATCAAAACACCTGCAAAGTTTATGCATGTTTAAGTTTTTAAGTTCAACAAAATTTgcaacaatatttttcttttccattttggaaaggaacaatattttttttttccatttttgaaaggaaaaacttACTTCCATCTTTCAAAAATGTTCCCATTCTTCTTATTCTTTCCTGTTCCCTGGAGCAAGACAGAAACAAAGAGAATTAATGAATGATTTAGGCCTTCTTTTAGCTCTTATAATTAAGACTTGATTTAAgagttctttttttcttttgctgTTGTTTGCCTTTCTTTCTTTCATCATTTTACCAATGTAATGCAAAGGATTTATAACtactaaaagaaaaaacaaaaacgACACAAATTCATAGTTGAATAACAGAAAATTATTAGTAATTTTAATTAGTGATACATTATAAAAAATCGATAGATTAACGACAAAGCACGTAGTTAAttccaattttttattttattgtaatgTATGATATATTTGGCcaacttttcaaaataaaatttgtttattttgaaaagtgtttttgtcaaaagtatttttcttgaaaaaaaaatactactttTAAAGAATAATAATTTGTATTTGTCTTACCAATTTGAAAATAACTATTGTCAATATTAAACAACAATTAGTATTCAAGATGTCATAAGCACTTCTCGAGAAAATTActtttctcaatttttgaaaaacactcaaaagcattttttaaaataataataataataataataaaaataaaaataaaaagcttGATCAAAcacttttaatttataaaaataagtactttttttaattaaaaaaataattttaacttgCCAGAGGCTTAGCCAAATCTGTTACTGTTAATTAGATACGAGCACGTACCTTACATCCGGGACACTCTATTGCACCTTGACCTCCACATCCCTCGCACCTATTCACAatctaaaatattcataattaaTATAGATAGATCTAAAACATTGAATGACTCCAACAAAAGTATTTTGCAACTAACTATATGAACTCGTCTAGGAACAAAATAAAAACTACTAATTTACGCATCCATATATATACTCAAGGT
This region of Solanum dulcamara chromosome 9, daSolDulc1.2, whole genome shotgun sequence genomic DNA includes:
- the LOC129902944 gene encoding protein PHOTOSYSTEM I ASSEMBLY 2, chloroplastic; protein product: MANLYICCCFANSSITPKISQFNTINFNKGNGPLSVQRFIASAAKSGGFSLKSIVNRCEGCGGQGAIECPGCKGTGKNKKNGNIFERWKCFDCQGFGLKSCPVCGKGGLTPEQRGER